In Argiope bruennichi chromosome X1, qqArgBrue1.1, whole genome shotgun sequence, a single window of DNA contains:
- the LOC129959150 gene encoding uracil-DNA glycosylase-like yields MKPVSSTSPNSHERKPNERNESDGRKRVESSDPERIKIIKLCETKHALSSNIGLTWFKALEEEFSKDYFAKLSRFLYCERGGYTVCPEPELVYAWTRYTEIQDVKVVILGNEPSPIANKSLGLAFSARGGYGIPESLKNVYKELSMDIEGFIPPPHACLEGWASQGVLLLNICLTVRTHWPKSHQHKGWENFTDAVIQWINSNLSHVVFLLWGKNAQEKSELINKRKHLVLTAAHPSELTAHLGFFSCRHFSKTNMYLKKYNKKPIDWAHLPI; encoded by the exons cggAATGAATCGGATGGTCGTAAAAGGGTAGAATCTAGCGAtcctgaaagaattaaaataataaaactgtgtGAAACGAAGCACGCTTTAAGCAGTAATATTGGATTGACTTGGTTTAAGGCTTTAGAAGAAGAGTTCTCCAAAGATTACTTTGCAAAA CTCTCAAGATTTTTATATTGTGAAAGGGGTGGATACACAGTATGTCCAGAACCCGAACTTGTTTATGCATGGACTCGTTATACAGAAATACAAGAT GTTAAAGTTGTCATTTTAGGAAATGAGCCAAGTCCTATAGCCAACAAATCTCTTG GTTTAGCATTTAGTGCACGAGGCGGGTATGGAATTCCTGAAAG CTTGAAAAACGTATATAAAGAACTTTCTATGGATATAGAAGGATTCATACCCCCACCTCATGCCTGTCTTGAAGGATGGGCTTCTCAAG GGGTATTATTACTGAATATTTGCCTCACTGTTCGAACGCATTGGCCGAAGTCTCATCAACACAAAGGTTGGGAGAACTTCACAGATGCTGTGATTCAATGGATAAATAGTAATTTATCTCATGTAGTTTTCTTGCTGTGGGGTAAAAATGCTCAAGAAAAATCTGAGTTGATTAATAAG AGAAAGCATCTTGTCCTTACTGCAGCTCATCCATCAGAATTAACTGCTCATCTAGGATTCTTCAGTTGTCGCCATTTTTCCAAAACGAATatgtatttgaagaaatataataagaaacCTATTGATTGGGCCCACTTACctatctaa